In one Neobacillus sp. CF12 genomic region, the following are encoded:
- a CDS encoding CidA/LrgA family protein produces MNLSWFLQLLIILGFLILGHGIVTVSHLPLPSSVVGMLLLFIFLLTGMLKLEWIEKASTFQLKHLTLLFIPPIVSLFLSSSFQENVRLNVLAILVVSSLCCLLGTAFAVEWYEKIKGRNAK; encoded by the coding sequence GTGAATCTAAGTTGGTTTTTGCAACTTTTAATCATTTTAGGATTTTTAATACTTGGCCATGGTATTGTTACAGTATCTCACCTTCCCTTGCCAAGTAGTGTCGTTGGTATGCTTCTGCTATTTATCTTCCTCTTAACAGGAATGCTGAAACTAGAATGGATTGAAAAAGCCTCTACATTTCAGTTAAAACATCTTACATTATTGTTTATTCCACCTATTGTAAGCCTCTTTTTATCCTCAAGTTTTCAGGAGAACGTCCGATTGAATGTTTTAGCTATATTAGTTGTGAGCAGTCTTTGTTGTTTGTTAGGTACAGCCTTTGCTGTGGAGTGGTATGAAAAAATAAAAGGGAGAAATGCAAAATGA
- a CDS encoding VanZ family protein produces METFLEILRFSFIPFGIYISMLKPNWSFLKKIVPIAGVSLLFEVLQFILLGNTLGGIIGVGVYIVFCKLFSTKANKILNVLASIGTICIFALVLLLIIDVLRKEKIMR; encoded by the coding sequence ATGGAAACATTTCTTGAAATTCTACGATTTTCATTTATCCCATTTGGAATTTATATCAGTATGCTAAAACCAAATTGGTCTTTCTTGAAAAAGATTGTACCAATAGCAGGAGTTAGTTTGTTGTTTGAAGTATTGCAATTTATCCTTTTGGGAAATACATTAGGTGGAATTATTGGAGTTGGAGTTTATATTGTATTTTGTAAGCTGTTTAGTACAAAAGCAAATAAAATCCTTAATGTTTTAGCTTCAATCGGAACGATATGTATTTTTGCATTAGTGCTGTTATTAATTATTGATGTGTTGAGGAAAGAAAAAATAATGAGGTGA
- a CDS encoding sigma 54-interacting transcriptional regulator — MMKMDELVLIAGAQETRMTLHKQLEEVLGDFVEVKSYSLEEQIPFIDNQIVVLSSALLEDEVVRHIGKNCRKIIANRMVNYHNIDRLLMLPEGTQALYITDFPQTTMDSIDSLKQLGIDHIELHPYYPGIKDYFRTEIAIKPRTALILPDMVKEVIHIGPRLIDFTTILFILETIGLSERIGKTVSENFTRTLLGLSKRIAEAYNLNTKSLNMLLDGIHDNGGILEINYEGKISVFNEQLEKILNIPRDRAFGENIRNVFHNTELVNFIFNSSKREKRSFVFSNAEVTVHRFHFHSAKSIVALFKKTHDIIKRERTTSREFIRKGYVAKYTFDDIIGTSPILQSTIHTAKKLAKSDLTILIEGESGTGKELFASAIHNESMRCNGPFLAVNFSALSEDLVESELFGYEGGSFTGARAEGKAGLFEQANGGTIFLDEIGDVSLKLQARLLRILQEKEIMRVGGSKIIPVDVRVIAATNKDLLRMIELGTFREDLYYRLKILFIHLPELRNRKQDIHKLIYHFIKQSNNPSVQIQPEVVHRLVQYEWYGNIRELKNTIDYMITVCEDNRIDTNSLPDHNFFQKERKSLSPLPISYQVEDYTLHINEEEMKTILQVIFNIIQSGEPAGRKKISEETQNHGPYLTEQQIRQRLDILQNKGYIIKSKGRGGTKLTDKGIKYLEG, encoded by the coding sequence ATGATGAAAATGGATGAACTAGTACTCATTGCTGGTGCACAAGAAACAAGAATGACATTACACAAACAGCTCGAAGAAGTACTAGGAGATTTTGTTGAAGTGAAGAGCTATTCCTTAGAGGAACAAATTCCTTTTATTGATAACCAGATTGTTGTACTATCCTCGGCACTATTAGAGGACGAAGTAGTTCGGCACATAGGTAAAAACTGCAGAAAAATTATTGCTAATCGCATGGTGAATTATCATAATATCGATCGGCTATTGATGCTTCCTGAAGGAACTCAAGCTTTGTACATTACTGACTTCCCCCAGACAACAATGGATTCGATCGATTCTCTTAAACAACTTGGTATTGATCATATCGAATTACATCCCTACTATCCTGGAATAAAGGATTATTTTAGAACAGAAATTGCGATTAAGCCAAGAACAGCCCTGATTTTACCAGATATGGTAAAGGAAGTTATCCACATCGGCCCCCGTCTAATCGACTTTACTACGATTCTATTTATTTTAGAGACAATAGGGCTCTCAGAAAGAATAGGCAAAACCGTATCTGAAAATTTCACTCGTACACTTCTTGGTTTAAGTAAAAGAATTGCAGAAGCTTATAATCTAAATACGAAAAGTCTTAATATGCTTCTTGATGGAATCCATGACAATGGGGGAATCCTTGAAATAAATTACGAAGGAAAAATATCGGTATTCAATGAACAGCTGGAAAAAATCCTAAATATCCCTCGAGACCGTGCATTTGGAGAAAATATTCGGAATGTGTTTCATAACACCGAACTGGTTAATTTTATTTTTAATTCCTCAAAACGAGAAAAGCGTTCTTTCGTTTTTTCAAATGCAGAGGTAACAGTGCACCGTTTCCACTTTCATTCGGCAAAATCGATTGTAGCCCTTTTTAAAAAAACGCATGACATTATAAAGAGAGAACGAACTACGTCCAGAGAGTTTATTCGGAAAGGGTACGTTGCGAAATATACCTTTGACGACATTATAGGAACAAGTCCCATTCTCCAATCAACAATTCATACGGCTAAAAAATTGGCGAAATCAGATCTTACTATATTAATAGAAGGAGAAAGCGGAACAGGCAAAGAGTTGTTTGCTAGTGCTATTCACAATGAATCCATGAGATGCAATGGTCCCTTTCTAGCTGTCAACTTTAGTGCACTTTCGGAGGACTTAGTGGAAAGTGAGCTATTTGGGTATGAAGGTGGTTCCTTTACCGGTGCTAGAGCGGAAGGAAAAGCCGGATTGTTTGAACAAGCGAATGGGGGAACTATTTTCCTTGATGAAATAGGGGATGTGAGTCTTAAACTACAAGCACGGCTCCTACGTATTTTACAGGAAAAAGAGATCATGAGAGTAGGCGGAAGTAAAATTATTCCCGTGGATGTTCGTGTAATTGCTGCGACTAATAAAGATCTTTTAAGGATGATAGAATTAGGAACCTTCAGGGAAGACTTATACTACAGATTGAAGATTCTCTTTATCCATTTACCTGAGTTGAGAAATCGTAAACAAGACATTCATAAACTGATATATCATTTTATAAAACAGAGCAACAATCCAAGTGTGCAAATTCAGCCAGAGGTGGTTCATCGACTAGTTCAATATGAATGGTATGGAAATATCCGGGAGTTAAAAAACACGATTGATTATATGATTACTGTCTGTGAAGATAATCGAATAGATACTAATAGTCTACCTGATCATAACTTCTTTCAAAAAGAAAGGAAAAGTTTATCACCCTTACCAATATCGTACCAAGTGGAGGACTACACCCTTCACATAAACGAAGAAGAAATGAAAACAATCTTACAAGTAATTTTTAATATCATCCAATCAGGAGAACCCGCAGGACGAAAAAAAATATCAGAAGAGACACAAAACCATGGTCCGTATTTAACCGAGCAACAAATTCGTCAACGCCTCGACATACTGCAAAATAAAGGATATATCATAAAAAGCAAAGGCCGCGGCGGAACAAAGCTAACCGATAAAGGAATAAAGTATTTAGAGGGATAA
- a CDS encoding glutathione ABC transporter substrate-binding protein: protein MKVLRWKQLSSMIFLLLIVMSVVVGCSKDNSTKSNSDQKETKETAEQDASKKGSKELVVVLEGEPTSLDPQNSTDGNSSNVQESIFEGLLTFDSEMKLVPLLAKNYSFNEDATAITFELKEGIVFHDGTPFNAEVVKANLDFVRNEENGLARASFFEFINEVVVDNEYKVTIKSKEPNSAMAAYMAHASASFKSVEEIKKKQADSNYNLDRNPVGTGPFTFGEWRDGVHVKLKASDNYWDKDNQPKLSGIVFKPVTEANTRVNMLKTGEADVVTKLPTQSVKELSDTEGIDVFTGPSLNLFYVGMSLKHEKYQDVRVRQALNYAVNKDQLISQVMDGYGVVADSAIAPGVSGYAKQEAYEYNLEKAKQLLADAGYEKGFKATLWTRNETEFIAVAENVAIQLKAAGIEVEVQALESGTLFDKLDNNQGTDLWIGRWSPSTGEADWGLRPNFGSDRVPPSYNNSGFYVNKEVDQLLQKALQSPTEEGRLENYGKLQEIVFKDAPWIFLYVPENSVAKRSNVDNVTILPSDDVRVNGAEKK, encoded by the coding sequence ATGAAAGTTTTAAGGTGGAAACAATTAAGCAGTATGATTTTTCTTTTGTTGATTGTGATGTCTGTCGTGGTGGGGTGCTCAAAGGATAATTCAACAAAAAGCAATTCAGATCAAAAGGAAACAAAGGAAACTGCGGAACAAGATGCATCGAAAAAAGGGAGTAAGGAACTTGTTGTTGTTTTGGAGGGAGAACCTACATCATTAGATCCTCAAAACTCTACGGATGGGAATTCATCTAATGTTCAGGAATCTATTTTTGAGGGATTACTGACTTTCGATTCAGAAATGAAATTAGTTCCATTGCTTGCAAAGAACTATTCATTTAACGAGGATGCCACAGCCATTACGTTTGAATTAAAAGAAGGAATTGTTTTCCATGATGGAACACCATTTAATGCAGAAGTCGTAAAAGCGAACTTAGATTTTGTGCGTAATGAAGAAAATGGCCTTGCTAGAGCGAGCTTTTTCGAATTTATCAATGAAGTAGTTGTCGATAACGAATACAAGGTAACAATTAAATCAAAAGAACCCAATTCTGCCATGGCTGCCTATATGGCACACGCTTCTGCTAGCTTTAAATCGGTAGAAGAAATCAAAAAGAAACAAGCAGATTCAAACTATAACTTAGATAGGAATCCTGTTGGAACTGGTCCTTTTACATTCGGTGAATGGCGTGATGGCGTTCATGTGAAATTAAAAGCATCCGATAACTATTGGGATAAGGATAATCAACCTAAACTATCCGGAATTGTCTTTAAACCAGTAACCGAAGCAAATACTCGTGTAAACATGTTAAAAACAGGTGAAGCAGATGTTGTTACCAAGCTTCCAACGCAAAGTGTAAAAGAATTGTCGGATACGGAAGGTATCGATGTATTCACAGGACCTTCTTTAAATCTATTTTATGTAGGTATGAGTCTGAAGCATGAAAAGTACCAGGATGTTCGTGTAAGACAAGCTTTGAATTACGCTGTTAATAAAGATCAGCTAATTTCACAAGTAATGGATGGCTATGGAGTGGTTGCAGATTCTGCCATTGCACCTGGTGTTTCTGGATATGCCAAACAAGAAGCATATGAGTATAACCTGGAGAAGGCGAAGCAATTATTGGCAGATGCCGGATATGAAAAAGGATTTAAAGCAACTCTTTGGACAAGAAACGAAACAGAGTTTATTGCTGTAGCGGAAAACGTGGCCATTCAGTTAAAAGCAGCAGGTATTGAGGTAGAAGTTCAGGCGTTAGAAAGTGGAACATTATTTGATAAATTGGATAATAACCAAGGAACAGATCTATGGATTGGAAGATGGTCACCAAGTACTGGGGAAGCGGATTGGGGATTACGACCAAATTTTGGTTCAGACCGAGTACCACCAAGCTATAATAACTCTGGTTTCTATGTAAATAAAGAAGTGGATCAATTGCTGCAAAAAGCACTTCAGTCTCCAACTGAAGAAGGTCGTCTTGAAAATTATGGAAAGTTACAAGAAATTGTTTTTAAAGATGCACCATGGATTTTCTTATATGTGCCAGAAAACTCTGTTGCCAAACGTAGTAATGTGGATAATGTAACCATTCTACCTTCGGATGATGTTCGGGTAAATGGAGCAGAAAAGAAATAG
- the nikB gene encoding nickel ABC transporter permease, translating to MLTFIIRRIIGMIPILFIISILSFLFVHLSPGDPVRIMYGAEISQEAYESLREKMGLNDPLYTQYGRYMYDLLVHGDFGVSYRTKSGVSDEILRRFGYTLVLTLVSMIWAIVIGIVVGIVSATRRNSLSDRVGMISTVTAISVPEFWLGIMLMQIFSVQLGWFPTSGTGTLSHLILPSITLGFGVAAIIARFTRSSLLEVLNEDFVRTARAKGQKESFIVWVHVLRNALIPVVTMTGLQFGFLLGGSVVVEQVFSWPGLGSYLIDSILSRDYPVTQALIFLFSIQFLVVNLLVDLSYGILNPQIRLK from the coding sequence ATGTTAACGTTTATTATTCGGAGAATTATAGGTATGATTCCTATTCTATTTATTATTTCCATACTCTCCTTCTTGTTTGTACATTTGTCCCCAGGAGATCCAGTTCGGATTATGTATGGTGCAGAAATTAGTCAAGAAGCATATGAGTCGCTAAGGGAAAAGATGGGGTTAAATGATCCTCTGTACACACAATATGGACGATACATGTATGATCTTCTCGTTCATGGTGATTTTGGGGTTTCTTATCGAACAAAATCAGGGGTTTCCGATGAAATTTTGCGACGCTTTGGGTATACCCTAGTCCTAACTTTGGTTAGTATGATTTGGGCCATCGTTATCGGAATTGTTGTAGGAATCGTCTCTGCTACGAGAAGGAACTCTCTTTCTGATCGCGTTGGAATGATCTCCACTGTAACTGCCATAAGTGTTCCAGAATTTTGGCTTGGGATCATGCTTATGCAAATATTTTCTGTACAACTAGGTTGGTTTCCTACGAGTGGAACTGGGACATTGAGCCATCTGATTCTACCATCTATTACATTAGGATTTGGTGTAGCAGCCATTATTGCGCGCTTTACTCGATCAAGTTTACTAGAGGTTTTAAACGAGGACTTCGTACGTACAGCCAGGGCAAAAGGACAAAAGGAATCTTTCATTGTATGGGTTCATGTTCTTAGAAATGCCCTCATCCCTGTCGTAACCATGACCGGTTTACAGTTTGGTTTTTTACTAGGTGGATCTGTTGTTGTCGAGCAAGTTTTTTCATGGCCAGGTCTTGGCTCTTATTTAATTGATTCCATTTTGTCCCGGGATTATCCAGTAACACAAGCTCTTATATTTTTATTTTCGATACAATTTCTTGTAGTTAATTTACTTGTTGATTTAAGCTATGGGATACTGAATCCGCAAATCCGGTTAAAGTAG
- a CDS encoding ABC transporter permease subunit: protein MIEIQRKQARSPFRTLLNKLLKQRLVVMSFFMVLLIILIGLFGPFFTPYDPHRPVLEQYSEKRINIDEASTIQVPVQAKMSDGSMKNESELSDLTVISEDRLIAAAREKDGQIQVNANGKGTTAVVVTSEEVSTVIQINVGDKEIKPILSRIQAEGIDDVLEIGNTKEIKLTGFLSNGEKITEEALVGMMQKMKKEGDKEKPSSSGFNTGSSTKKEEDESSLFQSMDPEIVSVSKDGIVKALKEGESVIKVSIGSVSTILPVSVGRSSSEMHVVEVIPKQISINLSDLSKHQPPSSRHWFGTDHQNRDIFSRILVGTADTLLIGFVSVSIGAVIGTVLGLLAGYYGRWVDGLITRFTDILLAFPGILLAIAVIALLGPGLTNIIFAVAFFTVPTFVRIVRGSTLALKEKTYVEAAQAIGVKDSVIISRHIFPGTISVVLVYFTMRVGIAILIGASLSFLGLGGDITAPEWGAMLSSAKDNSMNVFHPTFFPGMAIVITALSFNILGDGLRDALDPKLKD, encoded by the coding sequence ATGATAGAAATACAAAGAAAACAGGCAAGGTCCCCTTTTCGAACGTTGTTAAATAAACTATTAAAACAACGACTGGTTGTTATGTCATTCTTTATGGTGCTATTGATTATCTTGATAGGGTTATTCGGTCCGTTTTTCACGCCATATGATCCACACCGCCCAGTTCTTGAACAGTATTCCGAAAAGAGAATAAACATAGATGAAGCCTCAACCATACAAGTCCCTGTACAAGCGAAAATGTCCGATGGAAGTATGAAAAATGAAAGTGAACTCTCTGATTTAACAGTAATAAGTGAGGATCGTCTTATTGCAGCGGCTCGTGAAAAGGATGGCCAAATTCAAGTAAATGCAAATGGAAAGGGAACGACAGCTGTTGTAGTTACTAGTGAAGAGGTTTCTACCGTAATTCAAATTAATGTTGGTGATAAGGAAATTAAACCAATCCTTTCCAGGATTCAGGCTGAAGGAATTGACGATGTTCTCGAAATAGGGAATACAAAAGAGATTAAACTCACGGGATTCCTTTCCAATGGAGAGAAAATTACGGAAGAAGCATTGGTTGGCATGATGCAAAAAATGAAAAAAGAAGGGGACAAAGAAAAGCCGAGTTCCTCCGGATTTAATACTGGATCCAGTACTAAAAAAGAAGAGGACGAATCTTCGCTATTTCAGTCTATGGACCCTGAAATAGTCAGTGTATCGAAAGATGGAATCGTTAAGGCCCTTAAAGAAGGCGAAAGCGTCATTAAAGTTTCCATTGGTTCTGTTTCAACTATTTTGCCGGTTTCTGTTGGAAGAAGTTCTTCAGAAATGCATGTTGTTGAAGTAATTCCGAAACAAATTTCCATTAATTTAAGTGATTTATCAAAGCATCAACCTCCATCTTCCAGGCACTGGTTCGGAACAGATCATCAAAATCGTGATATATTCAGTCGTATTTTAGTTGGTACCGCGGATACTTTGTTAATAGGGTTCGTTTCTGTTTCTATTGGGGCAGTTATTGGTACCGTCTTAGGATTGTTAGCTGGATATTATGGTCGGTGGGTCGATGGATTGATTACTAGATTTACAGACATCTTACTGGCATTCCCTGGCATTCTATTAGCTATTGCTGTCATTGCACTTTTAGGACCGGGATTAACCAACATCATATTTGCAGTAGCATTCTTTACGGTTCCGACGTTTGTTCGAATCGTGCGGGGCAGCACCTTAGCATTAAAGGAAAAAACCTATGTTGAAGCCGCTCAGGCCATTGGTGTAAAGGATTCGGTCATCATTTCAAGGCATATTTTCCCAGGAACAATATCTGTTGTCCTGGTTTACTTTACCATGCGTGTAGGGATTGCTATTTTAATAGGTGCATCCTTAAGCTTCCTTGGGCTTGGCGGTGACATTACTGCCCCTGAATGGGGAGCAATGTTGAGTTCAGCAAAGGATAACAGCATGAATGTATTCCATCCGACATTTTTTCCAGGGATGGCAATCGTGATTACTGCACTTAGCTTTAATATTCTTGGTGATGGGTTACGGGACGCATTAGATCCAAAGCTAAAGGATTAG
- a CDS encoding ABC transporter ATP-binding protein, producing the protein MKNKVLDVKDLQIDIMKDKQPTTVVNNISFHVYEGETLGIVGESGCGKSLTSLSIMRLLATPPVHVGNGEILFNGKDLLQLEDEKMRDIRGNQISMIFQEPMTSLNPVFTIGKQIDEVLLLHEPISKKQAKQRSIEMLKMVGIPRAEQVYSNYPYQLSGGMRQRVMIAIALACKPKLLIADEPTTALDVTIQAQILDLMKKLKEETNNSIMFITHDLGVVAEMCDRVMVMYSGEIVEETDVDSLFNNPKHPYTKGLLSSTPNIQEKSERLFSIKGQVPAPGSVKQGCRFASRCQEVMEKCLTDDPQLIDVGENHKSRCWLHVN; encoded by the coding sequence ATGAAAAATAAAGTACTAGATGTGAAAGACTTACAAATTGATATCATGAAGGACAAACAACCAACAACAGTTGTAAATAATATCTCCTTCCATGTGTATGAAGGAGAAACCCTTGGTATAGTTGGAGAATCTGGGTGTGGTAAAAGTTTGACCTCCCTATCGATCATGAGACTTCTTGCTACTCCTCCTGTACATGTAGGAAATGGAGAAATTCTTTTTAATGGAAAAGACCTTCTTCAATTAGAGGATGAAAAAATGCGTGACATACGCGGCAATCAAATTTCCATGATATTTCAAGAGCCGATGACAAGCTTGAACCCCGTATTTACGATTGGTAAACAAATCGATGAGGTCCTTTTGCTGCATGAACCCATTTCGAAAAAGCAAGCAAAGCAACGTTCGATCGAAATGTTAAAGATGGTAGGAATTCCTAGAGCAGAGCAAGTGTATTCAAACTACCCCTACCAATTATCAGGTGGCATGAGACAGCGTGTGATGATCGCTATAGCACTAGCATGTAAGCCTAAACTTCTAATTGCAGACGAGCCAACAACTGCATTAGATGTAACGATACAAGCACAAATTTTAGATTTAATGAAAAAACTTAAGGAAGAAACAAATAATTCGATTATGTTCATAACCCATGACTTGGGAGTCGTTGCGGAAATGTGTGACCGTGTCATGGTCATGTATTCGGGTGAAATTGTGGAAGAAACGGATGTCGATTCGCTTTTTAATAATCCAAAGCATCCTTATACGAAAGGATTGCTTTCTTCTACTCCAAATATACAGGAAAAGAGTGAACGGCTATTTTCTATCAAAGGTCAGGTGCCTGCTCCTGGGTCAGTGAAGCAAGGGTGTCGGTTTGCTTCTAGATGTCAAGAGGTGATGGAAAAATGTTTAACTGACGATCCACAACTTATCGATGTAGGTGAAAATCACAAATCTAGATGTTGGCTTCATGTTAACTAA
- a CDS encoding dipeptide ABC transporter ATP-binding protein, whose protein sequence is MADDLLKIEEMKVHFPIKSGVFHNKINYVKAVDGISFSVKKGESFGIVGESGCGKSTASRAVLQLIKPTSGKVYFKDQELTSLPKRQLRNVRKNIQMVFQDPYDSLNPRLTVEEILEEPLKAHNIGSKEERRKKILEIMDVCGLNPEYIHRYAHEFSGGQRQRIGIARALILKPELVVADEPVSALDVSIQSQILNLMMDLQETLNLTYLFISHDLSVVRHFCDRIGVMYLGRMAELAESDSLFENPLHPYTKSLLSAIPISNPRQKRERVLLQGDVPSPVDPPKGCAFASRCPEAMNICRTDRPVMREVEKNHYVACHLYTEKLLTDDE, encoded by the coding sequence ATGGCAGATGATCTTTTGAAAATTGAAGAAATGAAGGTTCACTTCCCAATAAAAAGCGGTGTTTTTCACAATAAAATAAATTATGTCAAGGCAGTTGATGGCATTTCGTTTTCAGTAAAAAAAGGGGAATCCTTTGGTATCGTTGGGGAAAGCGGCTGCGGGAAATCTACAGCAAGCAGAGCTGTTCTTCAACTAATTAAGCCAACATCTGGAAAGGTCTATTTTAAAGACCAGGAATTAACTTCATTACCGAAAAGACAGTTAAGAAATGTACGTAAAAATATTCAGATGGTTTTCCAAGACCCTTATGATTCATTGAATCCAAGATTAACAGTGGAAGAAATTTTGGAAGAACCTTTAAAAGCCCATAATATTGGCTCCAAAGAAGAAAGAAGAAAAAAAATATTAGAAATCATGGATGTATGTGGGCTAAATCCGGAGTACATACACCGATATGCTCATGAATTTTCAGGTGGACAGAGACAACGAATTGGGATTGCTAGAGCGCTTATCTTGAAACCAGAATTAGTCGTCGCTGACGAGCCCGTTTCTGCCCTGGATGTTTCGATTCAATCCCAAATTTTAAATCTTATGATGGATCTGCAGGAAACCTTAAACCTCACCTATTTATTTATTTCTCACGACTTAAGTGTAGTTCGGCATTTCTGTGATCGGATAGGTGTCATGTATTTGGGAAGAATGGCGGAGTTGGCAGAATCAGACTCACTTTTTGAAAATCCTTTACATCCATATACAAAGTCTCTTTTATCGGCTATCCCCATTTCAAACCCGAGACAAAAAAGGGAACGAGTATTATTGCAAGGGGATGTCCCCTCACCGGTTGATCCACCGAAAGGATGCGCATTTGCAAGTCGATGTCCTGAGGCTATGAATATCTGTAGAACTGATAGGCCAGTTATGAGAGAAGTAGAAAAAAATCATTATGTAGCTTGTCATCTTTATACAGAGAAATTACTTACAGATGATGAATAA
- a CDS encoding M20 family metallopeptidase, whose amino-acid sequence MSKERIIDFIEENKDEFIRLSRRIWENPELGHQEFKACEWLTTELKKHDFEVEIGTGGLATGFHGVYDSKLPGPTVAYLCEYDALPGIGHACGHNLIGVMSLAAGIGVSKVIKETGGKVIVFGTPAEETSGGKVTYAEQGLFDTVDVALMVHPSQNYEKSGTSKAMEAIQFDFYGKAAHAASHPEDGVNALDAVIQTFNNINALRQHTTDDVRIHGIISEGGKAPNIIVDRAQAQFYVRTKQTETLEQMVEKVINCAKGAALATGCRLELSKHEFGYANLITNETLSSVYNDNLIQLGVKEEEIKSGLSHGSNDMGNVSHKVPAIHPYIKVPNAPFPVHTTEFRDAVGSEDGMKTLILGAKTLAATGYDILTQKETLKNIKEEFENNQR is encoded by the coding sequence ATGTCAAAGGAACGAATCATTGATTTTATAGAAGAAAATAAAGATGAATTTATCCGTCTTAGTCGAAGAATATGGGAAAATCCAGAGCTCGGCCACCAAGAATTTAAAGCGTGTGAATGGTTAACAACTGAACTAAAGAAACATGATTTTGAGGTGGAGATAGGGACAGGTGGATTGGCTACTGGATTTCATGGTGTCTATGATTCAAAATTACCAGGACCAACGGTGGCTTATCTCTGTGAGTATGACGCTTTGCCTGGAATTGGTCATGCTTGTGGGCATAATCTGATCGGAGTAATGAGTCTTGCAGCCGGAATTGGTGTTAGTAAAGTGATTAAGGAAACCGGTGGTAAGGTCATTGTATTTGGCACACCTGCAGAAGAAACGAGCGGCGGAAAAGTAACATATGCCGAGCAAGGGTTATTTGATACAGTAGATGTAGCTCTTATGGTTCATCCCTCTCAAAACTATGAAAAGAGTGGAACATCTAAAGCCATGGAGGCTATTCAATTTGATTTTTATGGAAAAGCTGCTCATGCTGCCTCTCACCCTGAAGATGGAGTGAATGCTCTGGATGCTGTGATTCAAACGTTTAATAACATCAATGCACTCAGGCAGCATACCACTGATGACGTACGGATTCATGGTATTATAAGTGAAGGTGGAAAAGCTCCAAATATAATCGTAGATCGAGCACAAGCACAATTTTATGTGCGGACAAAACAGACGGAAACGTTAGAGCAAATGGTAGAAAAAGTAATCAACTGTGCAAAAGGGGCTGCTCTTGCAACTGGATGCCGTTTGGAATTATCAAAACACGAATTTGGTTATGCGAATTTAATTACCAATGAAACACTATCAAGTGTATATAATGATAATTTAATCCAACTAGGTGTGAAAGAAGAAGAGATAAAATCAGGATTAAGCCATGGCTCAAATGACATGGGAAATGTAAGTCACAAGGTTCCTGCTATACACCCTTATATAAAAGTTCCAAATGCCCCATTCCCAGTTCATACAACCGAGTTCAGAGATGCTGTAGGAAGTGAAGATGGAATGAAGACACTCATCCTCGGTGCAAAAACACTAGCAGCAACAGGATATGACATCCTTACTCAGAAAGAAACACTAAAAAATATTAAAGAAGAGTTTGAAAATAATCAGAGATAG